The Leclercia adecarboxylata region CCCAGGCCAAGTGCAGAGACAGTGAGGGATGACGTCAGATTACGTTTTTGCATGTTTATCTCCTTGTGAGGAATGCAGTATCATCCTGCGATAAGTGATAAAACAGAGCTGAAAACGGATACCCGTTTTCCATAATCGGAAAATATGAAAGCAGATTTTAACTGGGATGATACGCGGGTATTTCTGGCCATTGCCCGCGCAGGTACGCTGAGTGGCGCAGCCGAGGCCATGAATATGGGCATCGCCACGCTCTCAAGAAGGCTGGATCGCCTTGAAAGTTCACTGGCGGTCCCGTTGTTCAGCAGGCATCAGAGCGGGTATCGCTTAACGGATGACGGTGAGGCGCTTCTGGAACGTGCGGAGGCGCTTGAAAGTGCAGGGCTGGCCTTCGGAGAGTCTGCAAGGTTACAGATTAACGTCGCCGGGCTTGTCCGGCTGGCGACATCCGACAACCTGGCCACGCATTTTATTCTTCCCTCGCTTACCGGATTGCTGGATAACTATCCCGACCTGCGGGTGGAGGTGCTCAGCGGCGTGTCGTCGGTAAATCTGCACCGCAGGGATGCCGATTTAGCGATACGTATGGTTAAGCCTGACAGCGGAAATCTGACGCTGAAGCGACTTGGCACCCTGGGCTTCGGGCTCTACGCCGACAAGTCATATTTAAAAAAATGGCAGGGCGAGGCCACAGAGTTACTGCTCAGTCACGGGCAGTATGTTGGCTGGTCAGAATCTCATCAGCACCTGCCCGCAGCCCGGTGGATAACGCGAATGCTGCGGGGCAGGCCCTGCCGGTTAGAAGCGAATACGCTGGTGGCACAATTATCGGCCGTTGCAGCGGGTCTGGGGCTTGGCATTTTGCCGCACTTTATGGCAAGGACACACGCGCTGCACTGCGTCAGTTCAGACATCGGCGTGGATCAGACATTATGGTTAGTGATGCACTCAGACCTGGCACACTCCCGGCGTGTCAGGGTCGTTGCGG contains the following coding sequences:
- a CDS encoding LysR family transcriptional regulator codes for the protein MKADFNWDDTRVFLAIARAGTLSGAAEAMNMGIATLSRRLDRLESSLAVPLFSRHQSGYRLTDDGEALLERAEALESAGLAFGESARLQINVAGLVRLATSDNLATHFILPSLTGLLDNYPDLRVEVLSGVSSVNLHRRDADLAIRMVKPDSGNLTLKRLGTLGFGLYADKSYLKKWQGEATELLLSHGQYVGWSESHQHLPAARWITRMLRGRPCRLEANTLVAQLSAVAAGLGLGILPHFMARTHALHCVSSDIGVDQTLWLVMHSDLAHSRRVRVVADHLIAVFEESKDSLAMP